One Tripterygium wilfordii isolate XIE 37 chromosome 10, ASM1340144v1, whole genome shotgun sequence DNA segment encodes these proteins:
- the LOC120007907 gene encoding chromatin assembly factor 1 subunit FAS1-like isoform X2 has product MTAMVTAIDVDDDVKDVKINANDQPKRPHKRKRLALACKLTSEQKESQIETYRKEIEGLFGYYREMMLEKRLELELGDGGSLNAMVAVLLQESCDPYTRLTEEIFGKVRERLGDGSVTVAKVKTAVLYVGQRLAYGVPKADADILEDETEACLWCWETRDVKLMPTSVRAALRIRRICRKKIYERINAVSGMIEALQKSESDQTYEKCLTNAMEKLVKVLSEAQIRSLVDGKLQKSGAEISVKEEVNPEEKLLVKRLEKDTREAEKEKKRMERELRKEELQSEKKLKQLHKAENYERHQGKDESETKKQLRKQREDAEKSQRRHEKEEAELKRKLAIQKQASMMERFLKRSKTTSPGRNDHQTSKANLVASLSKDRESIFKAMDHVLSSNNEINTDDIRKLHVSSWRCLGHSIRSNKKQHWGMRQKPKTKLYELKLTTNRLSCDFGLSLEKLENGWGEQTPADGSCPTDMACSPDVRKYSKRKQLFQFDKSCRPAFYGVWPHKSLVVGARHPLRKDPDMDYDVDSDEEWEEEEPGESLSDCDKDDEDSLEEGLPKADEEDESEDGFFVPDGYLSENEGVQIDKSETESAVEEALSLPTPMEDSKTLDFCALLQQQKHLNNLTEHALRKSQPLFILNLMHEKVPLLAAEDLCGTSKLERTCLQALTMRPFPTGPPVQISMDNMQAEEQDVSPSNGKDGAVPVSTMDVLPDSISAIHACSQSINKVVESLQQNFPTVSKTQLRNKVREISEFTENRWQVKKEIVDKFGKSISPEKSGGKRKGIATFFSKRCMPPADKGNDVHGASPQPSQKAGSAVREEEICTYNNM; this is encoded by the exons ATGACGGCGATGGTGACGGCAATCGACGTAGACGATGATGTGAAGGACGTCAAAATTAACGCCAACGACCAGCCCAAGCGCCCACACAAAAGAAAACGACTAGCTTTGGCCTGCAAACTGACTTCTGAACAGAAGGAGTCGCAAATCGAGACGTATCGGAAGGAGATCGAGGGGCTTTTTGGGTATTATAGAGAAATGATGCTGGAGAAAAGGTTGGAATTGGAGTTGGGTGACGGTGGCTCTCTCAACGCCATGGTTGCGGTGCTGTTGCAGGAGAGTTGTGACCCCTACACCAGATTGACGGAGGAGATATTTGGGAAGGTAAGGGAGAGGTTGGGGGATGGGAGTGTCACAGTCGCTAAGGTGAAGACCGCGGTGCTTTATGTAGGGCAGAGGTTGGCGTACGGAGTGCCCAAAGCTGATGCCGACATTCTGGAAGACGAGACAGAGGCGTGCCTCTGGTGTTGGGAG ACAAGGGATGTAAAGTTGATGCCTACATCTGTACGTGCTGCACTGAGAATTCGGCGCATTTGTCGGAAAAAGATCTATGAGAGGATTAACGCTGTTTCTG GGATGATAGAGGCATTACAGAAATCAGAGAGTGATCAAACTTATGAAAAATGTTTGACAAATGCAATGGAAAAGCTTGTGAAAGTGTTAAGTGAGGCACAGATTCGTTCGCTGGTGGATGGCAAGTTGCAAAAGAGTGGCGCAGAAAT CTCTGTGAAGGAAGAAGTAAACCCAGAAGAGAAATTACTAGTAAAGCGGCTGGAAAAAGATACCCGAGAAGCTGAGAAGGAGAAAAAGAGGATGGAGCGTGAACTGAGGAAGGAGGAGTTGCAGAGT GAGAAGAAGCTGAAGCAGTTGCATAAGGCAGAAAATTATGAGAGACATCAAGGAAAAGATGAGTCTGAAACAAAAAAACAGCTACGAAAACAGCGGGAGGATGCTGAAAAAAGTCAAAGACGACATGAGAAGGAAGAAGCTGAACTAAAACGGAAACTTGCCATTCAAAAGCAAGCTTCAATGATGGAACGCTTTCTAAAAAGAAGCAAAACTACTTCGCCAGGTCGAAATGACCACCAAACAAGCAAAGCTAATTTGGTTGCTTCATTGAGCAAAGACCGTGAAAGTATTTTCAAGGCAATGGACCATGTTCTTTCTTCAAATAATGAGATTAACACTGATGATATCCGCAA GTTACATGTATCTTCTTGGCGCTGTTTAGGTCATTCCATTCGATCAAACAAGAAACAACATTGGGGCATGCGGCAGAAGCCAAAGACCAAATTATATGAACTGAAGCTAACTACTAATAGACTATCTTGTGATTTTGGCTTGAGCTTGGAGAAGCTTGAAAATGGATGGGGAGAGCAGACCCCTGCTGATGGATCATGCCCTACTGATATGGCTTGTTCACCTGATGTTAGAAAGTACAGTAAGAGGAAGCAATTATTCCAGTTTGATAAAAGCTGTAGACCAGCATTTTATGGTGTTTGGCCTCACAAAAG TCTTGTTGTTGGAGCACGGCACCCTTTAAGGAAGGACCCAGACATGGATTATGATGTTGATAGTGATGAGGAATGGGAAGAG GAGGAACCAGGTGAAAGCCTCTCTGATTGTGATAAAGATGACGAAGACAGTTTAGAGGAAGGACTCCCAAAagctgatgaagaagatgaaagtgaAGATGGCTTTTTTGTGCCTGATGGCTATCTCTCAGAAAATGAG GGGGTACAAATTGACAAAAGTGAGACTGAGTCTGCAGTCGAGGAGGCCCTGAGTTTGCCTACTCCTATGGAAGATTCAAAGACACTGGATTTTTGTGCATTGCTTCAACAGCAGAAGCATCTAAACAATTTAACTGAGCATGCACTTCGGAAAAGTCAGCccctttttatattaaatttgatgCACGAGAAGGTCCCATTGTTAGCTGCTGAAGATCTATGTGGTACTTCTAAACTCGAGCGGACTTGTTTGCAAGCTTTGACTATGCGTCCATTCCCTACTGGCCCACCTGTACAGATATCAATGGACAACATGCAAGCTGAGGAGCAAGATGTGTCCCCATCAAATGGAAAGGATGGTGCTGTTCCAGTTTCCACTATGGATGTCCTACCAGACTCA ATCTCTGCTATTCATGCATGCTCACAGAGTATCAATAAAGTTGTAGAATCCTTACAACAGAACTTCCCTACAGTCTCAAAGACTCAATTAAGAAATAAAGTGCGTGAGATTTCAGAATTCACTGAGAACCGCTGGcag GTGAAAAAAGAAATTGTGGACAAGTTTGGCAAGTCAATTTCACCAG AGAAGAGTGgagggaaaagaaaaggtattgctacatttttctcaaaaagGTGCATGCCTCCTGCTGATAAAGGTAACGATGTCCATGGAGCCTCTCCACAACCATCTCAGAAAGCCGGATCTGCTGTTCGAGAAGAGGAGATTTGCACTTACAATAATATGtaa
- the LOC120007907 gene encoding chromatin assembly factor 1 subunit FAS1-like isoform X1: MTAMVTAIDVDDDVKDVKINANDQPKRPHKRKRLALACKLTSEQKESQIETYRKEIEGLFGYYREMMLEKRLELELGDGGSLNAMVAVLLQESCDPYTRLTEEIFGKVRERLGDGSVTVAKVKTAVLYVGQRLAYGVPKADADILEDETEACLWCWETRDVKLMPTSVRAALRIRRICRKKIYERINAVSGMIEALQKSESDQTYEKCLTNAMEKLVKVLSEAQIRSLVDGKLQKSGAEISVKEEVNPEEKLLVKRLEKDTREAEKEKKRMERELRKEELQSEKKLKQLHKAENYERHQGKDESETKKQLRKQREDAEKSQRRHEKEEAELKRKLAIQKQASMMERFLKRSKTTSPGRNDHQTSKANLVASLSKDRESIFKAMDHVLSSNNEINTDDIRKLHVSSWRCLGHSIRSNKKQHWGMRQKPKTKLYELKLTTNRLSCDFGLSLEKLENGWGEQTPADGSCPTDMACSPDVRKYSKRKQLFQFDKSCRPAFYGVWPHKSLVVGARHPLRKDPDMDYDVDSDEEWEEEEPGESLSDCDKDDEDSLEEGLPKADEEDESEDGFFVPDGYLSENEGVQIDKSETESAVEEALSLPTPMEDSKTLDFCALLQQQKHLNNLTEHALRKSQPLFILNLMHEKVPLLAAEDLCGTSKLERTCLQALTMRPFPTGPPVQISMDNMQAEEQDVSPSNGKDGAVPVSTMDVLPDSDMPTFISAIHACSQSINKVVESLQQNFPTVSKTQLRNKVREISEFTENRWQVKKEIVDKFGKSISPEKSGGKRKGIATFFSKRCMPPADKGNDVHGASPQPSQKAGSAVREEEICTYNNM, encoded by the exons ATGACGGCGATGGTGACGGCAATCGACGTAGACGATGATGTGAAGGACGTCAAAATTAACGCCAACGACCAGCCCAAGCGCCCACACAAAAGAAAACGACTAGCTTTGGCCTGCAAACTGACTTCTGAACAGAAGGAGTCGCAAATCGAGACGTATCGGAAGGAGATCGAGGGGCTTTTTGGGTATTATAGAGAAATGATGCTGGAGAAAAGGTTGGAATTGGAGTTGGGTGACGGTGGCTCTCTCAACGCCATGGTTGCGGTGCTGTTGCAGGAGAGTTGTGACCCCTACACCAGATTGACGGAGGAGATATTTGGGAAGGTAAGGGAGAGGTTGGGGGATGGGAGTGTCACAGTCGCTAAGGTGAAGACCGCGGTGCTTTATGTAGGGCAGAGGTTGGCGTACGGAGTGCCCAAAGCTGATGCCGACATTCTGGAAGACGAGACAGAGGCGTGCCTCTGGTGTTGGGAG ACAAGGGATGTAAAGTTGATGCCTACATCTGTACGTGCTGCACTGAGAATTCGGCGCATTTGTCGGAAAAAGATCTATGAGAGGATTAACGCTGTTTCTG GGATGATAGAGGCATTACAGAAATCAGAGAGTGATCAAACTTATGAAAAATGTTTGACAAATGCAATGGAAAAGCTTGTGAAAGTGTTAAGTGAGGCACAGATTCGTTCGCTGGTGGATGGCAAGTTGCAAAAGAGTGGCGCAGAAAT CTCTGTGAAGGAAGAAGTAAACCCAGAAGAGAAATTACTAGTAAAGCGGCTGGAAAAAGATACCCGAGAAGCTGAGAAGGAGAAAAAGAGGATGGAGCGTGAACTGAGGAAGGAGGAGTTGCAGAGT GAGAAGAAGCTGAAGCAGTTGCATAAGGCAGAAAATTATGAGAGACATCAAGGAAAAGATGAGTCTGAAACAAAAAAACAGCTACGAAAACAGCGGGAGGATGCTGAAAAAAGTCAAAGACGACATGAGAAGGAAGAAGCTGAACTAAAACGGAAACTTGCCATTCAAAAGCAAGCTTCAATGATGGAACGCTTTCTAAAAAGAAGCAAAACTACTTCGCCAGGTCGAAATGACCACCAAACAAGCAAAGCTAATTTGGTTGCTTCATTGAGCAAAGACCGTGAAAGTATTTTCAAGGCAATGGACCATGTTCTTTCTTCAAATAATGAGATTAACACTGATGATATCCGCAA GTTACATGTATCTTCTTGGCGCTGTTTAGGTCATTCCATTCGATCAAACAAGAAACAACATTGGGGCATGCGGCAGAAGCCAAAGACCAAATTATATGAACTGAAGCTAACTACTAATAGACTATCTTGTGATTTTGGCTTGAGCTTGGAGAAGCTTGAAAATGGATGGGGAGAGCAGACCCCTGCTGATGGATCATGCCCTACTGATATGGCTTGTTCACCTGATGTTAGAAAGTACAGTAAGAGGAAGCAATTATTCCAGTTTGATAAAAGCTGTAGACCAGCATTTTATGGTGTTTGGCCTCACAAAAG TCTTGTTGTTGGAGCACGGCACCCTTTAAGGAAGGACCCAGACATGGATTATGATGTTGATAGTGATGAGGAATGGGAAGAG GAGGAACCAGGTGAAAGCCTCTCTGATTGTGATAAAGATGACGAAGACAGTTTAGAGGAAGGACTCCCAAAagctgatgaagaagatgaaagtgaAGATGGCTTTTTTGTGCCTGATGGCTATCTCTCAGAAAATGAG GGGGTACAAATTGACAAAAGTGAGACTGAGTCTGCAGTCGAGGAGGCCCTGAGTTTGCCTACTCCTATGGAAGATTCAAAGACACTGGATTTTTGTGCATTGCTTCAACAGCAGAAGCATCTAAACAATTTAACTGAGCATGCACTTCGGAAAAGTCAGCccctttttatattaaatttgatgCACGAGAAGGTCCCATTGTTAGCTGCTGAAGATCTATGTGGTACTTCTAAACTCGAGCGGACTTGTTTGCAAGCTTTGACTATGCGTCCATTCCCTACTGGCCCACCTGTACAGATATCAATGGACAACATGCAAGCTGAGGAGCAAGATGTGTCCCCATCAAATGGAAAGGATGGTGCTGTTCCAGTTTCCACTATGGATGTCCTACCAGACTCAGATATGCCTACGTTT ATCTCTGCTATTCATGCATGCTCACAGAGTATCAATAAAGTTGTAGAATCCTTACAACAGAACTTCCCTACAGTCTCAAAGACTCAATTAAGAAATAAAGTGCGTGAGATTTCAGAATTCACTGAGAACCGCTGGcag GTGAAAAAAGAAATTGTGGACAAGTTTGGCAAGTCAATTTCACCAG AGAAGAGTGgagggaaaagaaaaggtattgctacatttttctcaaaaagGTGCATGCCTCCTGCTGATAAAGGTAACGATGTCCATGGAGCCTCTCCACAACCATCTCAGAAAGCCGGATCTGCTGTTCGAGAAGAGGAGATTTGCACTTACAATAATATGtaa